The Larimichthys crocea isolate SSNF chromosome XI, L_crocea_2.0, whole genome shotgun sequence genome has a segment encoding these proteins:
- the LOC109136708 gene encoding phospholipase B1, membrane-associated: protein MIIGGDDNLTTVTTLPNILKHFNHNLTGYSVGMGRQDTPQAFLNQAVAGAKGRNIPSQTKTLVARMKSDSRINFESDWKVITVFIGGNDVCDHCYNSLLHSVDNFVHHVRDALDYLHKEVPRALVNLVQPLHVTPLREMHVDPSIKCPTWLVNILCPCVILPKTNSKALQMVEDMNRAYQRSLYELVESARYDTRSDFTVVIQPFFKDIVVPKLPDGRPDRSFFSADCFHLSQRAQTQMARSLWNNMLEPLGNKTARQDFSTNINLKCPTKTSPYIRTYNNSNYIYAGPSPTPKPITVS from the exons atgat taTTGGTGGAGATGACAACCTCACGACTGTCACCACACTGCCCA AcatcttaaaacattttaaccacAACCTGACGGGCTACTCTGTTGGCATGGGCAGGCAGGACACTCCTCAGGCGTTCCTCAACCAGGCTGTAGCTGGAGCGAAGGGCAG GAACATACCATCACAGACTAAAACACTGGTGGCAAGGATGAAGAGTGACTCC aGAATCAATTTTGAATCCGACTGGAAGGTGATCACCGTTTTTATCGGAGGAAACGACGTCTGTGACCACTGCTACAACTCT CTGCTCCACTCTGTGGACAATTTTGTTCATCACGTCCGCGACGCCCTGGATTATCTACACAAAGAG GTGCCTCGGGCTCTGGTGAACTTAGTCCAGCCTCTCCATGTTACCCCACTGAGAGAAATGCATGTGGACCCTTCAATTAAATGCCCAACTTGGCTGGTAAA TATCCTGTGTCCTTGCGTTATCTTGCCAAAGACCAACTCTAAAGCTCTTCAGATGGTGGAGGACATGAATAGAGCCTATCAG CGTTCACTGTATGAGCTTGTGGAGTCAGCCCGGTATGACACTCGCTCAGACTTCACTGTGGTCATTCAGCCTTTCTTCAAGGACATCGTCGTCCCCAAACTGCCG GATGGCCGTCCTGATCGCTCCTTCTTCAGTGCTGACTGCTTCCATCTCAGCCAGAGGGCCCAGACACAGATGGCTCGATCGCTCTGGAACAACATG CTGGAACCTCTGGGCAATAAGACTGCCAGGCAGGATTTTAGTACAAACATTAACCTGAAATGTCCAACCAAG ACTTCACCGTACATCCGAACCTACAACAACAGCAATTACATCTATGCTGGTCCATCTCCGACACCCAAACCTATCACAGTAAGCTGA
- the LOC113746860 gene encoding serine/threonine-protein phosphatase PP1-beta catalytic subunit-like, whose product MAESELNVDSIISRLLEVRGCRPGKVVQMTEAEVRGLCIKSREIFLSQPILLELEAPLKICGDIHGQYTDLLRLFEYGGFPPEANYLFLGDYVDRGKQSLETICLLLAYKIKYPENFFLLRGNHECASINRIYGFYDECKRRFNIKLWKTFTDCFNCLPIAAIIDEKIFCCHGGLSPDLQSMEQIRRIMRPTDVPDTGLLCDLLWSDPDKDVQGWGENDRGVSFTFGADVVSRFLNRHDLDLICRAHQVVEDGYEFFAKRQLVTLFSAPNYCGEFDNAGGMMSVDESLMCSFQILKPSEKKAKYQYGGVNTGRPVTPPRTTQAPKKR is encoded by the exons ATGGCGGAGAGCGAGTTGAACGTTGACAGTATCATCTCTCGGTTACTGGAAG TGCGAGGATGTCGTCCGGGGAAGGTCGTACAGATGACAGAGGCTGAGGTTCGGGGGCTCTGCATCAAGTCCAGAGAGATTTTCCTCAGTCAGCCGATCCTGCTCGAACTGGAGGCGCCACTCAAAATCTGCG GTGATATCCATGGACAGTACACAGACTTGCTGAGGCTATTCGAGTATGGTGGCTTCCCTCCCGAGGCCAACTACCTGTTCCTCGGGGATTATGTGGACAGAGGGAAGCAGTCGCTGGAAACCATCTGCCTGCTGCTCGCCTATAAGATCAAATACCCGGAAAACTTCTTCTTGCTCAGGGGAAACCACGAGTGCGCCTCCATCAATCGCATCTACGGCTTCTACGATGAGT GCAAGCGTAGGTTCAACATAAAGCTCTGGAAGACCTTCACAGACTGTTTCAATTGTCTGCCCATCGCTGCGATTATTGATGAGAAGATATTCTGCTGCCACGGAG gtCTCTCACCTGATCTCCAGTCCATGGAACAAATCCGACGTATTATGAGACCCACTGATGTCCCCGACACAG GCTTGCTGTGTGACCTACTGTGGTCAGACCCAGACAAAGACGTCCAGGGCTGGGGTGAGAACGATCGGGGAGTTTCCTTCACCTTTGGGGCCGACGTGGTCAGCAGGTTTCTCAACCGTCACGACCTGGATCTCATCTGCCGAGCACATCAG GTTGTTGAAGACGGCTATGAGTTCTTTGCCAAGCGACAGCTGGTGACGCTGTTCTCTGCCCCCAACTACTGCGGGGAGTTTGACAACGCAGGCGGCATGATGAGTGTGGACGAGTCCCTTATGTGCTCCTTTCAG attctGAAGCcgtcagaaaaaaaagcaaagtacCAGTACGGAGGGGTGAACACAGGACGGCCTGTCACTCCGCCTCGCACCACTCAGGCACCGAAAAAGAGGTGA
- the LOC104931443 gene encoding phospholipase B1, membrane-associated-like: protein MAVSGAKSSEIPEQVQALIKAMRDNKAVNFEKDWKLVTIFIGENDLCNYCLDQNNLSPKNYSHNLMLSLDMLYKEVPRLLVNVVEPLQMDPLKTVQKNTLGCSLLQRANCPCVINPTENSPEFKEMKRINLEYQAEIQQLISGDRYDGKEDFAVVLQPFLKNFFIPHIGVGEADSSFFSVDCFHISERAHAEMAVALWNNMLEPVGRKQAYNNFTYDRSKIHCPSEVSPFIFTKMNSLPNVPETNTTTTTSAPVSDAITTAPTSPELNCPPSVPVWTPVVVGFGTFLGGIFVAWRIHKCRQGRQNIA, encoded by the exons ATGGCTGTATCTGGAGCTAAGAGTTC AGAGATCCCAGAGCAGGTCCAAGCTCTCATCAAGGCCATGAGAGATAATAAG GCTGTGAATTTTGAAAAGGATTGGAAACTTGTGACGATATTCATAGGGGAGAATGATCTTTGCAACTACTGCTTGGACCAA AATAACCTGTCACCCAAGAACTACAGCCACAATCTGATGCTCAGTTTGGACATGCTGTACAAAGAG GTACCAAGGCTGTTGGTTAATGTCGTGGAGCCTTTGCAGATGGATCCATTGAAAACAGTTCAAAAGAACACGCTTGGCTGTTCCCTCTTGCAAAG GGCCAACTGTCCCTGTGTTATCAATCCAACTGAAAACTCCCCAGAGTTTAAAGAGATGAAACGAATCAATCTTGAGTatcag GCTGAGATCCAGCAGCTTATTTCTGGAGATCGCTACGATGGGAAAGAAGACTTTGCCGTTGTCCTTCAACCCTTTTTAAAGAATTTCTTTATCCCTCATATTGGA GTGGGTGAGGCTGACTCCAGTTTCTTCTCTGTGGACTGCTTCCACATCAGTGAGCGAGCTCATGCTGAGATGGCCGTCGCCCTGTGGAATAACATG TTGGAGCCCGTAGGCAGAAAACAGGCCTACAACAACTTCACGTATGACCGCTCCAAGATTCACTGCCCCTCTGAG GTCAGTCCTTTCATCTTCACTAAGATGAACAGCCTACCAAACGTACCAGAgacaaacaccaccaccacgaccAGCGCTCCTGTCTCAGATGCCATCACCACAGCACCTACCTCCCCAGAGCTCAACTGTCCCCCCTCTGTACCTGTGTGGACCCCCGTGGTTGTGGGATTTGGGACTTTTCTGGGGGGCATTTTTGTTGCCTGGCGTATTCACAAGTGCAGACAGGGTCGGCAAAACATAGCGTAG